AACCTCAGGATTTTTGGTCATGTAGTTATCGATGGTTTCAGAGCTTAGATCTATGTTTTTACCGATGACTTTACGTAAAATATCACGCTCTGTAAAAATCCCAATTGTATCCCCACTTGAGTTTGTGATTGTTACGCAACCCATATTTTTACTATTGAGAAGCTTGATTACATCAGCTAGTGAAGTACCAGTTTTAATAGATTCAATTGGCACTAAGCTCAAGGTACTGATGGTATCTTCAATGTTGATTCCCGCAGCAATATTGGCACTGCTCTGCTGGTTTTCTTCCATTATTTGCATTTCTTCTTCTATATAATCTGAGCTACTCATATCAATAGATCATAGCGCAAATGGTTCGGCGTCCACAGCCCACCTTTCTAGATAATTGCGTGTGTGGTTATCTAGAAAGATGAAATGTGGAGACGCGGCACACGTCGGGGTATATAAAATGTATGAGCGAAGCGTATATTGTAGATTTAGTAAGAACAGCAATGGGGAGATCCAAACCGGGCTGTGCTTTTTCGGATGTTCATCCGGTAGATTTAGGTGCGGTGCCAGTTAAGGCATTAATCGAACGTAATAAATTAGATCCCAAGGCAATTGAGGATTTGATTTATGGTTGTGTTACTCCAGTTGGCGAGCAAGGAATGAATATCGCCAGAATAATTGCTCTTTTAGTTTTGGATGAATCGGTGCCAGGTGTGCAAGTTAATAGAATGTGCAGCTCTGGAATTCAAACTGTAGAAATGGCTTCTCAAGCGATTCGTGCTGGTGACGCTGATTTATTAATCGCCGGTGGAGTTGAACATATGGGCAGAGTGCCAATGGGAATTGATGGAATGCCATTACCAATGTCACCGCGTCAGGACACAACTTTGTCTGAGTCGTATCTTTCAAAATACAAAATTAAATCCATGGGACAATCCGCTGAAATGATAGCTGAGAAATGGGGTTTTACTAGAGATCAGCTTGATGATTTTGGTATCAACTCCCACGCTAAAGCCTTTAAAGCTCAGTCTAGTGGCTACTTTGACAAGGAGATTGTTGCAGTTCAAACTGCTGCAGGTCCTATCACTAAGGATGAAGGAATCAGATCGTCTGTTGATAAAGAAAAAATGGCAAGTCTTGGAACTCCATTTAAAGATGGTGGTGTGGTGACTGCTGCAACTGCAAGTCAAATTACTGATGGCGCTTCTGCTGTTTTATTAGCGAGTGAAGCCGCTCTCAAAAAATATAATTTAACTCCAAGAGCAAAAATCATCAAGACTGTTGTTGTTGGTTGTGATCCAGAAATGCAACTCACAGGTCCGATTCCTTCTGTTAAACTTTTGTTTGAAAAAACAGGTTTAACTGTAGATGATTTTGATTTATTTGAAATCAATGAAGCGTTTGCTTCTGTAGTTCTGGCTACAGTTCAAGAGCTCAAGATTCCTCTTGATAAAGTCAACGTTAATGGTGGAGCGATTGCAATTGGACACCCACTTGGTTGTTCAGGTGCGCGTATTTTAACAACACTGATTCATGAACTCGAACGCTCAGGTGGCAAACGCGGTTTGCTCACTATGTGTGTGGGGTTTGGGCAGGGGGTCGCAACAGCAATTGAACTAGTCTAAGAACCTACCTGGGAAGCCCAATAGCTGCGTTACGCATGTTTTTCGTCCGTCCTCATTGACGGCTCAGTCAACTGCGGCTCCTCAAAACATGCAAGCCTTGCTCTTGAACTTCCGAGGCAGGTTCTGCGACGTTACCTTAAAATACGAATAGCTGCGTTACGCATGTATTGTATTTCTGAGATCGTCTTTTAACTGACCGCTTTAAAATACAACTTAGTGATAGTCGGCAAAATTTCATCTAAGCTAGTATCGGCATCGAGACTAGAAGGCTCATCTTTATTATTCCATTCATTTGCAAGAGATTCAATCATTCCAGCTATTGCAACTGCTGCAATCTGGTAGTTGACATTTTCCAAGGTACTTTTTTCTAAGACTTGTCTCGTTCTGTCAATCAATCTTGCACGCATTGCTTCATATTGTTTTCTGAACACAGGATCCATGATCGAGAGCTCTTTACAAAACTGTAGCAAGCTTGCATTCTCGCGAAAACTTGTGAAGATCGCTCTAAGATCATCACGCAGTGCTCGGTATGAGCTTCTACCTAATTCATATTCTTGACTAAGATCGCTGCCACCGCCGGCAACTGTATACAGCTCATCTTCAACTCTCTCGAGTAAAGCATGAAAAATATTTTTCTTGTCTTTGAAATATAGATAGAAAGTACCATAACCTAAGTCGGCTGCTTTGGTTATGTCCTTCACTGTTGTCTTGTGATAGCCCTTCACTGCAAAAATCTCTCTTGCAACATTCAGAATTTTTGCCCTGGT
Above is a window of Cyanobacteriota bacterium DNA encoding:
- a CDS encoding thiolase family protein, whose protein sequence is MSEAYIVDLVRTAMGRSKPGCAFSDVHPVDLGAVPVKALIERNKLDPKAIEDLIYGCVTPVGEQGMNIARIIALLVLDESVPGVQVNRMCSSGIQTVEMASQAIRAGDADLLIAGGVEHMGRVPMGIDGMPLPMSPRQDTTLSESYLSKYKIKSMGQSAEMIAEKWGFTRDQLDDFGINSHAKAFKAQSSGYFDKEIVAVQTAAGPITKDEGIRSSVDKEKMASLGTPFKDGGVVTAATASQITDGASAVLLASEAALKKYNLTPRAKIIKTVVVGCDPEMQLTGPIPSVKLLFEKTGLTVDDFDLFEINEAFASVVLATVQELKIPLDKVNVNGGAIAIGHPLGCSGARILTTLIHELERSGGKRGLLTMCVGFGQGVATAIELV
- a CDS encoding TetR/AcrR family transcriptional regulator, which translates into the protein MAVIEQMKTAKSKQTRAKILNVAREIFAVKGYHKTTVKDITKAADLGYGTFYLYFKDKKNIFHALLERVEDELYTVAGGGSDLSQEYELGRSSYRALRDDLRAIFTSFRENASLLQFCKELSIMDPVFRKQYEAMRARLIDRTRQVLEKSTLENVNYQIAAVAIAGMIESLANEWNNKDEPSSLDADTSLDEILPTITKLYFKAVS
- a CDS encoding CBS domain-containing protein, with the protein product MSSSDYIEEEMQIMEENQQSSANIAAGINIEDTISTLSLVPIESIKTGTSLADVIKLLNSKNMGCVTITNSSGDTIGIFTERDILRKVIGKNIDLSSETIDNYMTKNPEVLSEEDPIAFALNRMSDGGYRHIPITRNGKVGFMLSIKDIVDQIAQTYRKRILNLPPNLKQTTSQYGG